The proteins below come from a single Drosophila teissieri strain GT53w chromosome 3L, Prin_Dtei_1.1, whole genome shotgun sequence genomic window:
- the LOC122617345 gene encoding uncharacterized protein LOC122617345, with product MPSRTSADAGGAKEVPLNARNTLLGPRSKRIAVNSRIHSRNAAEKKATASQSFPPKSEYEKFYETVFLAEDSQPEEEIITAERRKPGPRMRSSLHALLIDDGPQPGAQRTPKINVAPKVGVEPANRANGNSPLPKKDKFEDYYTKTERHVWKKDAEKMLLQLWAQHLKDFRGESKNVLIYRQMAKQMSQFGPSHTELKTKMDNLSRKYRIEAERVRETGVPSKWEHFHKLQALLIGTKAVDVFEDIIAENPAQALFSDGEYEPEESPSIKDESMAADPDNEFENEVVSNKAMKRTRTPSPNIPESLEDEEVEEHLEDLSPSPISKYQTKRKASSSHSDRLLQIEEEKLAIEREKLQVMKDALLELNAFHKDIVYLLKHKNQ from the exons ATGCCGTCGCGAACGAGTGCAGATGCCGGCGGCGCCAAGGAGGTGCCCCTAAATGCGCGGAACACACTTCTCGGCCCAAGGAGCAAGCGAATCGCCGTAAACAGTCGCATTCACAGCAGGAATGCTGCCGAAAAGAAAGCCACAGCCTCGCAGTCGTTCCCGCCAAAATCGGAATACGAGAAATTCTACGAGACCGTCTTCCTGGCGGAGGACTCGCAGCCGGAGGAA GAAATAATAACAGCAGAGCGGCGAAAGCCAGGACCGCGCATGAGGAGTTCACTCCACGCCCTGCTAATCGACGACGGACCCCAGCCGGGAGCACAGCGAACCCCAAAGATAAATGTCGCACCGAAAGTTGGCGTTGAGCCGGCGAACCGAGCCAATGGCAACTCCCCGTTGCCCAAAAAGGATAAATTTGAGGACTACTACACGAAAACGGAGCGGCACGTTTGGAAGAAGGATGCGGAGAAAATGTTGTTGCAACTGTGGGCACAGCACTTGAAGGATTTCCGTGGCGAGTCCAAGAATGTCCTTATCTACCGGCAAATGGCTAAGCAGATGAGCCAGTTTGGACCCAGTCACACGGAGCTCAAAACCAAAATGGACAATTTGTCGCGAAAGTATCG CATAGAAGCTGAGAGAGTTCGGGAAACTGGAGTTCCATCCAAGTGGGAACACTTTCATAAGCTCCAAGCACTTCTGATTGGCACAAAAGCAGTCGATGTCTTTGAGGACATTATCGCCGAAAATCCAG CTCAAGCTCTGTTCAGCGATGGAGAGTATGAGCCTGAAGAATCGCCTTCAATAAAAGACGAGTCTATGGCCGCGGACCCTGACAATGAATTTGAAAATGAAGTTGTTTCAAACAAAGCCATGAAAAGAACGCGGACTCCCTCTCCCAATATTCCAGAATCCCTCGAAgatgaggaggtggaggagcacCTAGAGGATCTGTCCCCATCGCCGATTTCAAAATATCAGACGAAAAGGAAGGCATCGAGCAGCCATTCGGATAGACTCCTTCAAATAGAGGAGGAGAAACTGGCTATTGAGCGAGAGAAGCTACAGGTTATGAAGGATGCTCTGCTAGAGCTAAACGCATTTCACAAAGACATCGTTTATTTGCTTAAGCATAAAAATcagtaa
- the LOC122617240 gene encoding uncharacterized protein LOC122617240, whose amino-acid sequence MIEARTMLDVSKFESNQVISSKVLRGEYRLLRRKQRGSVWKVYREIVRSDGAIINGLYFCTGCKRVMRSFNTSNLRTHKCHVDYLRTEDACEDAITEIHPPILDESLERRLSWNSFQPSEWSFHAVELLLELWAKHCVDLRDTRKRVKVIWKMTGEMKALGFTFTEIKNKIDDMGQQYRRESHMEKTSGNKSEWEYYETLKMIFNSDRNIIDSMPLENSGNVPSRTSEQNSFGSQLDEPLMDTNYLKSPKVQPRERASFDANESAEEAQEDVDELQILKDNIIREIEESSTVHSQENYEDELDQQNSKTEEMRRAKRQRAARMMEIEEEKLVIERKKCKLMKFFVREMSSFHKDFMDILSNPKNGSHS is encoded by the exons ATGATTGAGGCCCGCACGATGCTGGACGTGTCGAAATTCGAATCCAACCAGGTGATCTCGTCGAAGGTACTCCGCGGCGAGTACCGACTGCTCCGGCGCAAGCAGCGCGGCTCCGTGTGGAAGGTCTACCGGGAAATCGTGCGCAGCGACGGTGCCATAATCAATGGACTCTACTTCTGCACGGGCTGCAAGCGCGTCATGCGATCCTTCAACACGTCCAATCTGCGCACCCACAAGTGCCATGTGGACTACCTGCGCACCGAGGACGCGTGCGAGGATGCAATCACGGAAATCCATCCACCTATCCTAGAC GAGTCGTTGGAGCGCCGCCTGAGCTGGAACTCCTTCCAGCCGTCGGAGTGGTCCTTCCACGCAGTCGAACTGCTCCTGGAGCTCTGGGCAAAACACTGCGTCGATTTGCGGGACACACGTAAGCGGGTCAAGGTTATCTGGAAAATGACCGGCGAGATGAAGGCACTGGGATTCACGTTCACGGAAATCAAGAACAAGATTGATGACATGGGTCAACAATATCG ACGAGAATCCCACATGGAAAAAACATCTGGAAACAAATCCGAGTGGGAATACTACGAGACCCTAAAGATGATATTCAATTCAGATCGTAACATAATTGACAGTATGCCCTTGGAAAACTCTGGAAATGTACCTAGCAGAACCAGCGAACAGAATTCATTTGGCAGTCAACTGGACGAACCATTGATGGATACGAATTACTTAAAGTCGCCAAAAGTACAGCCCAGGGAAAGAGCTAGCTTCGATGCAAACGAATCTGCGGAGGAAGCGCAAGAAGACGTGGATGAACTGCAAATTCTGAAGGATAACATTATTAGGGAAATAGAGGAGTCATCAACTGTGCATTCGCAGGAGAACTATGAAGACGAGCTCGATCAACAGAATTCCAAAACGGAGGAAATGCGAAGAGCTAAACGCCAAAGAGCAGCTAGAATGATGGAAATAGAGGAGGAAAAGCTGGTCATTGAAAggaaaaaatgcaaactgATGAAGTTTTTTGTGCGAGAGATGTCGTCGTTTCATAAAGACTTTATGGATATTCTAAGTAATCCCAAAAATGGCTCACACTCATAA
- the LOC122617248 gene encoding uncharacterized protein LOC122617248 encodes MTIRIAKRNMFFIHAPEEEKCTEAQLDILMKINSGEYRLVKKNKRSSVWNVYREIARPDGTKLKWRYFCMGCKRVMQSTGGTTSNLRIHKCHVRYIKQHAHLTDGSHSYNHAPATPASQQSPRDQKPKIKREPSYATKCEQQKIKREPSYATKCEQFYEVTMDPLTQYSDLEDDIEASLEEEHTVKSERELKSSNSRPLLKLFFEDNFSVEPVELEEEAESAETETEDQMPIELDLTEVQHIASDVSHEAIESKSAESGVHFDGSAISEAESYAKAWAHAFLRLNEDQKFYAKRSIDELLVLGRLERLSISTVTSLTTNL; translated from the exons ATGACCATTAGGATTGCAAAGCGAAATATGTTTTTCATACACGCCCCCGAGGAGGAGAAGTGCACGGAGGCGCAGCTGGACATCCTGATGAAGATCAACTCCGGGGAGTATCGGCTAGTGAAGAAGAACAAGCGCAGCTCCGTGTGGAACGTCTACCGGGAAATCGCTCGTCCGGACGGTACCAAGCTGAAATGGCGATACTTTTGCATGGGCTGCAAGCGAGTGATGCAGAGCACCGGGGGCACCACCTCCAATCTGCGCATCCACAAGTGCCACGTGCGGTATATCAAGCAGCACGCCCATCTCACCGACGGAAGTCACTCCTACAACCATGCTCCCGCGACTCCAGCTAGCCAACAGTCGCCACGCGATCAGAAACCGAAGATCAAGCGAGAGCCATCCTATGCCACCAAGTGTGAACAACAGAAGATCAAGCGAGAGCCATCCTATGCCACCAAGTGTGAACAGTTCTATGAGGTCACCATGGATCCACTGACGCAGTATAGCGACCTAGAGGATGACATAGAGGCTTCTTTGGAAGAGGAGCACACT GTGAAATCCGAGCGTGAACTGAAGTCCTCCAATTCCAGACCACTGCTAAAGCTCTTTTTCGAAGATAACTTTTCGGTTGAGCCAGTGGAGCTGGAAGAAGAGGCTGAGTCtgcggagacggagacggaagACCAGATGCCCATCGAGCTGGACCTAACTGAAGTCCAGCATATTGCCTCGGACGTTAGCCATGAGGCAATCGAGTCGAAGTCAGCGGAAAGTGGCGTCCACTTCGATGGCAGTGCCATTTCCGAAGCGGAATCCTATGCCAAAGCCTGGGCTCACGCCTTCCTGCGGCTGAACGAGGACCAAAAGTTCTACGCCAAGCGCTCCATTGATGAGCTACTAGTATTGGGCCGTCTGGAGAGACTGAGCATTTCCACAGTCACATCCTTGACCACAAACCTGTAG
- the LOC122615906 gene encoding Y-box-binding protein 1 isoform X1, with product MADAAESKPLAAEQQLQQQPPQPEQQNPPNPQEQDHEQEPLDELQGQQGQPAPPTKEVIATKVTGTVKWFNVKSGYGFINRNDTREDVFVHQSAIARNNPKKAVRSVGDGEVVEFDVVIGEKGNEAANVTGPSGEPVRGSQFAADKRRNFRPWMKKNRRKDGEVEGEDVESPAQQQQQQQAAPSVDGQPQQVQSGPRQPRQNFRRGPPGGPPGGPRGGPRVPPGGAPGGPRRYNNYYPRQPRRGLGGGDGSAEPGVHDQNPEGVQRGEGQGPRRGGGPPGGPQRRFFRRNFNNGPPPPRRDGGEYSEFQGQGPPRPQQPRPRRQRKPNGPGGGSEQQPQQNGAQELQNTTTESTA from the exons ATGGCCGATGCCGCAGAGAGTAAGCCACTGGCCGCcgaacagcagctgcagcagcagccgccgcagccgGAGCAGCAGAATCCGCCGAATccgcaggagcaggatcacGAGCAGGAGCCGCTGGACGAGCTGCAGGGACAGCAGGGCCAGCCTGCTCCGCCCACCAAGGAAGTCATCG CCACCAAAGTCACCGGCACCGTCAAGTGGTTCAACGTGAAGAGCGGCTACGGCTTCATCAACCGCAACGACACCAGAGAGGACGTCTTCGTGCACCAGAGCGCCATTGCGCGGAACAACCCCAAGAAGGCGGTCCGCTCGGTGGGCGATGGTGAGGTCGTTGAGTTCGACGTGGTCATTGGCGAGAAGGGAAACGAGGCGGCCAACGTGACCGGCCCCTCCGGTGAGCCGGTGCGGGGCAGTCAGTTTGCGGCAGACAAGCGCCGTAACTTCCGTCCCTGGATGAAGAAGAATCGCCGCAAGGATGGCGAAGTGGAAGGCGAAGACGTTGAATCGCcggcccagcagcagcaacagcagcaggcggctCCATCCGTTGATGGACAGCCACAGCAGGTGCAATCTGGACCGCGTCAGCCACGACAGAACTTCCGCCGAGGACCACCCGGTGGACCGCCCGGAGGACCTCGAGGTGGCCCCCGAGTCCCACCAGGCGGAGCTCCCGGTGGCCCCCGGCGCTACAACAACTACTATCCGCGTCAGCCGCGACGCGGTCTGGGGGGCGGTGACGGCAGTGCCGAGCCCGGCGTCCACGATCAGAATCCGGAGGGTGTGCAGCGAGGCGAGGGTCAGGGACCGCGTCGCGGTGGCGGCCCACCAGGCGGACCCCAGAGGCGCTTCTTCCGACGCAACTTCAACAATGGTCCACCGCCACCACGCCGCGATGGCGGAGAATACAGTGAGT TTCAAGGCCAGGGACCGCCACGCCCTCAACAGCCACGTCCACGTCGCCAGAGGAAACCAAATGGCCCTGGCGGTGGTTcggagcagcagccacagcag AACGGCGCTCAAGAGCTGCAAAATACTACCACAGAGAGCACTGCATAA
- the LOC122615906 gene encoding Y-box-binding protein 1 isoform X2, translating into MADAAESKPLAAEQQLQQQPPQPEQQNPPNPQEQDHEQEPLDELQGQQGQPAPPTKEVIATKVTGTVKWFNVKSGYGFINRNDTREDVFVHQSAIARNNPKKAVRSVGDGEVVEFDVVIGEKGNEAANVTGPSGEPVRGSQFAADKRRNFRPWMKKNRRKDGEVEGEDVESPAQQQQQQQAAPSVDGQPQQVQSGPRQPRQNFRRGPPGGPPGGPRGGPRVPPGGAPGGPRRYNNYYPRQPRRGLGGGDGSAEPGVHDQNPEGVQRGEGQGPRRGGGPPGGPQRRFFRRNFNNGPPPPRRDGGEYIQGQGPPRPQQPRPRRQRKPNGPGGGSEQQPQQNGAQELQNTTTESTA; encoded by the exons ATGGCCGATGCCGCAGAGAGTAAGCCACTGGCCGCcgaacagcagctgcagcagcagccgccgcagccgGAGCAGCAGAATCCGCCGAATccgcaggagcaggatcacGAGCAGGAGCCGCTGGACGAGCTGCAGGGACAGCAGGGCCAGCCTGCTCCGCCCACCAAGGAAGTCATCG CCACCAAAGTCACCGGCACCGTCAAGTGGTTCAACGTGAAGAGCGGCTACGGCTTCATCAACCGCAACGACACCAGAGAGGACGTCTTCGTGCACCAGAGCGCCATTGCGCGGAACAACCCCAAGAAGGCGGTCCGCTCGGTGGGCGATGGTGAGGTCGTTGAGTTCGACGTGGTCATTGGCGAGAAGGGAAACGAGGCGGCCAACGTGACCGGCCCCTCCGGTGAGCCGGTGCGGGGCAGTCAGTTTGCGGCAGACAAGCGCCGTAACTTCCGTCCCTGGATGAAGAAGAATCGCCGCAAGGATGGCGAAGTGGAAGGCGAAGACGTTGAATCGCcggcccagcagcagcaacagcagcaggcggctCCATCCGTTGATGGACAGCCACAGCAGGTGCAATCTGGACCGCGTCAGCCACGACAGAACTTCCGCCGAGGACCACCCGGTGGACCGCCCGGAGGACCTCGAGGTGGCCCCCGAGTCCCACCAGGCGGAGCTCCCGGTGGCCCCCGGCGCTACAACAACTACTATCCGCGTCAGCCGCGACGCGGTCTGGGGGGCGGTGACGGCAGTGCCGAGCCCGGCGTCCACGATCAGAATCCGGAGGGTGTGCAGCGAGGCGAGGGTCAGGGACCGCGTCGCGGTGGCGGCCCACCAGGCGGACCCCAGAGGCGCTTCTTCCGACGCAACTTCAACAATGGTCCACCGCCACCACGCCGCGATGGCGGAGAATACA TTCAAGGCCAGGGACCGCCACGCCCTCAACAGCCACGTCCACGTCGCCAGAGGAAACCAAATGGCCCTGGCGGTGGTTcggagcagcagccacagcag AACGGCGCTCAAGAGCTGCAAAATACTACCACAGAGAGCACTGCATAA
- the LOC122616614 gene encoding uncharacterized protein LOC122616614 — MLVCSGNMKSLVGLLLQLYLPGIYSLAGIACRIAVEQNFQVTYLYRCASCPASSDADYSALELDLYRCVASRLPVITRNIEAHELEPFRRTDSLSIFHIPAGEKGDALVRRILDMLNPRQRRKHLQKYLFIWPDAGRHQLLRLFRGCWAKKLLYGLAITGGANGTFDFDPFAWGGLQVVQRMDGDVPYPRKLKNLRGYPLRFSMFTDPLMAVPRHPVETAGYTAVDGVAARVVGEMLNATVTYVLPADNESYGRCLPNGNFTGVVTDIMGGHTHFAPNSRFVLDCIWPAVEVLYPYTRRNLYLVVPASEIQPEYLIFVRVFRRTVWYLLLLTLMVLVLVFWVMQRLQRRIPRRGVTQFQATWYEILEMLGKAHVGEPVARLSSFSSMRTFLMGWILFSYVLSTIYFAKLESGFVRPSYEQQVDRVDDLAHLDVHIYAVTTMYEAVKHSLTEHQYNLLENRSRQLPLGISTLYYQPLVRRRDRRAAFIMRDFHARDFLAITYDSQAERPAYHIAREYLRSMLCTYILPMGSPFLHRLESLYSGFLEHGFFEHWRQLDLITRVGASPNAEEFLEDLGDQTDTDSGFNEVATRNKKVVLTLDILQGAFYLWAIGIGISCIGFALEHSHCFWRRQTLRKKPESSNDLQIN; from the coding sequence ATGTTAGTCTGCTCCGGCAACATGAAGTCTTTGGTTGGGCTCTTGCTCCAATTGTATCTTCCTGGGATTTATTCGCTGGCCGGGATTGCCTGTCGCATAGCCGTGGAGCAGAATTTCCAGGTGACCTATCTGTACCGCTGTGCCAGCTGCCCGGCATCCTCTGATGCGGATTACTCCGCCTTGGAATTGGATCTCTATCGGTGTGTGGCCAGTCGACTGCCCGTAATCACAAGAAACATTGAAGCACATGAATTGGAACCATTTCGACGAACGGACAGCCTGAGTATCTTCCACATTCCGGCTGGAGAGAAGGGGGATGCCCTGGTTCGCCGCATCCTGGACATGTTGAATCCTCGCCAGAGGCGCAAGCATCTGCAGAAGTATCTGTTTATTTGGCCAGATGCTGGAAGGCATCAGTTACTGCGACTTTTTCGTGGCTGTTGGGCCAAGAAACTGCTCTACGGATTGGCCATTACCGGTGGGGCAAATGGCACCTTCGACTTTGATCCCTTTGCCTGGGGTGGTCTCCAAGTGGTTCAGCGGATGGATGGGGATGTGCCGTACCCGAGAAAGCTGAAGAACTTAAGGGGTTACCCGTTGCGTTTCTCCATGTTCACGGATCCTTTGATGGCGGTTCCCAGGCATCCAGTAGAGACTGCTGGCTACACGGCAGTAGATGGAGTGGCGGCCCGAGTGGTGGGCGAGATGTTGAATGCCACCGTAACGTATGTCCTCCCGGCTGACAACGAATCCTACGGTCGCTGCCTTCCAAATGGAAACTTCACCGGAGTGGTCACAGACATAATGGGTGGCCACACCCACTTTGCACCCAACTCCCGCTTCGTGCTCGACTGCATTTGGCCAGCTGTGGAGGTGCTGTATCCCTATACCCGTCGCAACCTGTACTTGGTGGTGCCCGCCTCCGAAATCCAGCCGGAGTACCTGATCTTCGTGCGTGTCTTTCGCCGAACCGTGTGGTATCTACTGTTGCTCACGCTGATGGTGCTAGTGCTAGTCTTTTGGGTGATGCAGCGCCTTCAGCGGAGGATTCCCCGTCGCGGAGTCACCCAGTTTCAGGCAACATGGTATGAGATTCTCGAGATGCTCGGCAAGGCACATGTGGGTGAACCGGTGGCCAGGCTGTCCTCATTCAGCTCGATGAGGACGTTCCTTATGGGCTGGATCCTCTTCAGTTACGTCCTGTCCACCATCTACTTTGCCAAACTGGAGTCCGGGTTTGTGCGACCCAGCTACGAGCAGCAGGTGGACCGAGTGGATGATTTGGCACATTTGGATGTGCACATTTATGCGGTGACCACCATGTATGAGGCAGTGAAGCACAGCCTGACGGAACACCAATACAATCTGCTGGAGAACCGGAGTCGTCAGTTGCCCCTGGGAATATCCACATTGTATTACCAACCGTTGGTACGGCGAAGGGATCGACGAGCGGCCTTTATAATGCGCGATTTTCACGCCCGCGACTTTCTGGCCATCACATACGACTCGCAGGCGGAGCGACCAGCTTACCACATCGCCCGGGAGTATCTGCGCTCCATGTTATGCACCTACATCTTGCCCATGGGATCACCCTTCCTGCACCGCTTGGAGTCCCTGTACAGTGGCTTCCTCGAGCACGGCTTCTTCGAGCACTGGCGTCAATTGGATCTGATCACCCGAGTTGGTGCGTCGCCGAATGCCGAGGAGTTTCTCGAGGATCTGGGCGACCAAACGGACACGGATTCCGGCTTCAATGAGGTGGCAACTCGTAACAAGAAGGTGGTTCTCACCTTGGACATCCTGCAAGGCGCCTTCTATCTCTGGGCTATTGGGATTGGCATAAGCTGCATCGGATTTGCTTTGGAGCATTCTCATTGCTTTTGGAGGAGGCAGACACTACGGAAAAAGCCTGAGTCTAGTAATGACttacaaatcaattaa
- the LOC122617784 gene encoding uncharacterized protein LOC122617784, with protein sequence MDRPILNTCEMYPRRRTTEFYKSPEPRASFQSQRAEHPAELLNVTPDENREAVRRLPRIQPPNNLDSIYLRNGYFS encoded by the exons ATGGATAGGCCT ATCCTGAACACCTGCGAGATGTATCCTCGCCGAAGGACAACGGAGTTCTACAAATCCCCGGAACCAAGAGCCTCGTTCCAAAGTCAACGGGCGGAACATCCGGCGGAGCTGCTTAACGTAACTCCTGACGAGAATCGGGAGGCCGTTCGAAGACTTCCTCGCATCCAGCCACCAAATAATTTGGACAGTATTTACCTGCGAAATGGGTACTTTtcgtaa
- the LOC122615588 gene encoding larval serum protein 2, with protein sequence MKSFTVIAVAAVALLAALGQAKHLDSKVADKDFLMKQNFVFQILQHIYQDDVFTTQFSASYVEYKPWEHVADYVHPEMLEHFFELWQHQPFGDDKVWSVMYEKHEEYVVGLVRLFYFAKNWETFQHAVFWARQHVNKQLFVYALTIASLFRDDMQGVVLPAHYEIHPWSFFDSQALEWAEHYKMHGFHHVKQMDNIYNVVIRTNYSNVHGALNYDHDLAYYLEDVGFNAFYYYFNLDYPFWTKGGEEHVLNKDRRGELYLYVHWQLLARWYLERLSHDLGEVPAFNMYVPTESGYASNLRTYYGVPQWHRENHHSFYHEHNYEHIEHVEMYTQRVMDWIHKNQKFDVETINVLGNIIQGNADSVDKKFYGSLDKLYRFIVNEGHHYGHGDESFPGLFMHYDTSMRDPIFYEVYKTIVSHYWHLMETYPEYHQKDYAFEGVHIDAVHMPESLTTYFEQFDSDISNAVNVEPAVEGATDPLYTFGRNSHYKGSSYVIKARQQRLNHKPFEFTLDVTSDKAQDAVVKVFIGPKYDEHGHVIPLEYNYQNFFELEHFKVHLEAGVNHIKRASGDFSFWVNDRTTYLELYQKLMDATNSDYKFKLDQSEAHCGVPNRMMLPRGKKGGQVFQFFYMVYPYHQPEVAQFTGYDPVVSCGVGHGSRYVDALPFGFPFNRPVKHDYYFDVHNFKFFDVKIFHRDEHTNVV encoded by the coding sequence ATGAAGTCGTTCACGGTGATTGCAGTTGCTGCGGTGGCATTGCTGGCTGCTCTGGGCCAGGCCAAGCACCTGGACTCCAAGGTGGCGGACAAGGACTTTCTGATGAAGCAGAACTTCGTGTTCCAGATCCTGCAGCACATCTACCAGGACGATGTGTTCACAACCCAATTCTCCGCCAGCTACGTGGAGTACAAGCCGTGGGAACATGTGGCCGACTACGTGCACCCGGAGATGTTGGAGCACTTCTTCGAGCTGTGGCAGCATCAGCCCTTCGGCGATGACAAGGTGTGGTCGGTGATGTACGAGAAGCACGAGGAGTACGTGGTCGGTCTGGTGCGTCTCTTCTACTTCGCCAAGAACTGGGAGACCTTCCAGCACGCCGTTTTCTGGGCCCGTCAGCACGTGAACAAGCAGTTGTTCGTCTACGCCCTGACCATTGCCAGTCTGTTCCGTGACGATATGCAGGGAGTCGTCCTGCCGGCCCACTACGAGATCCACCCGTGGAGCTTCTTCGACAGCCAGGCTCTGGAATGGGCCGAGCACTACAAGATGCACGGCTTCCACCACGTCAAGCAGATGGACAACATCTACAACGTGGTAATCCGCACCAACTACTCCAATGTCCATGGCGCCCTGAACTACGATCACGATTTGGCCTACTACCTGGAGGACGTTGGCTTCAATGCCTTCTACTACTACTTCAACCTGGACTATCCCTTCTGGACCAAGGGCGGCGAGGAGCATGTCCTGAACAAGGACCGTCGCGGTGAGCTCTACCTGTACGTCCACTGGCAGTTGCTGGCCCGTTGGTACCTGGAGCGTCTGTCCCACGATCTCGGCGAGGTGCCCGCCTTCAACATGTACGTTCCGACCGAATCCGGCTACGCCAGCAACCTGCGCACCTACTACGGCGTGCCCCAGTGGCACCGGGAGAACCACCACAGCTTCTACCACGAGCACAACTACGAGCACATCGAGCACGTGGAGATGTACACGCAGCGTGTGATGGACTGGATCCACAAGAACCAGAAGTTCGACGTGGAGACCATCAACGTGCTGGGCAACATCATCCAGGGCAATGCAGACAGCGTGGACAAGAAGTTCTACGGCAGTCTGGACAAGCTGTACCGCTTCATCGTGAACGAGGGTCACCACTACGGCCATGGAGACGAGAGCTTCCCCGGCCTGTTCATGCACTACGACACCTCCATGCGCGACCCCATCTTCTACGAGGTGTACAAGACCATTGTGAGCCACTACTGGCATCTGATGGAGACCTATCCGGAGTACCACCAGAAGGACTACGCCTTCGAGGGTGTCCACATCGATGCCGTCCACATGCCCGAGAGCCTGACCACCTACTTCGAGCAATTCGACTCGGACATCAGCAACGCCGTCAATGTGGAGCCCGCCGTTGAGGGAGCCACCGATCCGCTGTACACCTTCGGCAGGAACTCCCACTACAAGGGATCCAGCTATGTGATCAAGGCCCGCCAGCAGCGCCTCAACCACAAGCCCTTCGAGTTCACCCTGGACGTGACCTCCGACAAGGCGCAGGATGCCGTGGTGAAGGTCTTCATTGGACCCAAGTACGATGAGCACGGACACGTGATCCCGCTGGAGTACAACTACCAGAACTTCTTCGAGCTGGAGCACTTCAAGGTGCATCTGGAGGCGGGCGTTAACCACATCAAGCGTGCCAGCGGTGACTTCTCCTTCTGGGTGAACGATCGCACCACCTACCTGGAGCTCTACCAGAAGCTGATGGACGCCACCAACAGCGACTACAAGTTCAAGCTGGACCAGTCGGAGGCCCACTGCGGCGTGCCCAACAGGATGATGCTGCCACGCGGCAAGAAGGGCGGCCAGGTGTTCCAGTTCTTCTACATGGTCTACCCCTACCACCAGCCCGAGGTTGCCCAGTTCACCGGCTACGATCCCGTGGTCAGCTGCGGCGTGGGACACGGATCCCGCTACGTGGACGCCCTGCCCTTCGGATTCCCCTTCAACCGACCGGTGAAGCACGACTACTACTTCGATGTCCACAACTTCAAGTTCTTCGACGTGAAGATCTTCCATCGCGACGAGCACACCAACGTGGTCTAG